A segment of the Pseudomonas serboccidentalis genome:
AACAACCACTGGCCAATGAAATCATCCGTCTGGTGGAAATTTACGGCTTCGATGGACTGGACATCGATCTTGAACAGAGCGCGATTGATTTCGCTGCCAACAAGACCGTGCTGCCAGCCGCGCTGAAACTGGTCAAGGATCACTACGCAGGCCAGGGCAAGCACTTCATCATCAGCATGGCCCCGGAGTTTCCGTACTTGACCACCAACGGCAAATACGTCGGTTACCTGCAGGCACTCGAAGGCTATTACGACTTCATCGCCCCGCAGTTCTATAACCAGGGCGGCGATGGGGTCTGGGTGCCGGAAGCCAATAACGGCAATGGTGCGTGGATCGCGCAAAACAACGACGCGCTGAAAGAAGACTTCCTCTATTACCTGACCGAAAGTCTGGTGACTGGCACCCGGGGCTTCACCAGAATCCCGGCGGACAAATTCGTCATTGGCCTGCCAGCTAACGTTGACGCCGCAGCCACCGGTTATGTGATCGACAGCACCGCAGTGGGCAACGTGCTCAAGCGTCTGGCGATCAAGGGGTTGCCGATCAAGGGGTTGATGACCTGGTCGGTGAACTGGGACAACGGTGTCAGCAAGGACCGTGTGCCGTACAACCGGGAGTTCAGTCGGCGTTATGGGCCGCTGATTCACGGCGTACTTACAGCGGCGCAGGAAACGGATGAGGCGTTGTCGCGTCTCGCCCGTTAGACGCAAATAAAAAAGCTCGGTAGCGCTGCCGGGCTTTTTTTGTGGGCGCGATTATTCGAATATGGGCGTTTTCCGATGACACAAGGTTCAGGCGTCATGATCAAAACTGCCCAGCGGGTCAACATTGTCGACGCTCAGGTGTTGTCCCACGACTGGTACCTGCTGAAGAAAATCACCTTTGACTACCTGCGCAACAACGGCGACTGGCAGCGTCAGACGCGCGAGGTCTACGACCGTGGCAATGGTGCCGCGATCCTGCTGTTCAACCGTGAGAAACGCACGGTGGTGCTGACTCGCCAATTCCGTTTGCCGGTGTTCGTCAACGGCCATGACGGCTTGTTGATCGAAGTGGCGGCGGGGCTGCTCGAAGGCGCGGCACCGGAGCAGCGGATCCGCGACGAGGCCGAAGAGGAAACCGGCTACCGCGTGCACGACGTGAAGAAAGTATTCGAGGCCTACATGAGCCCCGGCTCGGTAACCGAGAAGCTGCACTTCTTCATTGCCGAGTACGACGCGAAGTCGAAGGTCAGTGAGGGTGGAGGCCTGGAAGAGGAAACCGAGGAACTGGAAGTGCTGGAGTGGGGTTTTGATGAAGCCTTGGCGGCGTTTCATCGCGGCGAGATCTGCGACGCCAAGACCATCATGCTGTTGCAGTATGCGGCGATGAATAACCTGTTCGCCCGATAAAGCAACGATCGCAGCCTGCGGCAGCTCCTACATTGAAACATTCCCCCTGTAGGAGCTGCCGCAGGCTGCGATCTTTAGATCTTTTAAAACAACTCTCCCGTTTTGCCGACCGCCGACCAGCCACCCCCCTCCAGCGTCAGCAACCGCTCCTTGGCCTCGAGCCCTCCGGCAAACCCGGTCAGTTTTCCCGAGGCGCCAATCACCCGATGACACGGCGCCACAATCGAAATCGGGTTGCGCCCGTTCGCAGCGCCCACCGCACGCACCGCGGTCGGATTGCCAATCTGTTCGGCGATCTGGCTGTAGGTGCGGGTCTCGCCAAAGGGGATGGTCAGCAGCGCCGCCCAGACCTTCTTCTGAAAATCGGTGCCGACAAAATCCAGCTCCAGGTCGAAGCGATCCCGGCGGCCAGCAAAATATTCTTGCAACTGTCGCGCGGCTTTCTGCAAGAACGGATTGTCTGGCGCTTCAGTCATCGGCCCGAGGCGCACCCGGCCCGGTTTATCGTTTTCCCAGAGGATGGCCGCCAGTCGTGCGCCGTTCGCCACCAGCTTCAATTCGCCGACCGGTGAAGGCAGGGTAATGAACGTGTAAGGCATGGGGCAGAACTCCGGATCGGCACGGCGAGAGCGCCCAGCATACTGCCTGATCCGGGAGGCGCAAATCACAATAGCGACCATACTGCTTGTTGCTTTTGAAGCGTTCCCCTCTGTTTTGCACAGCCCCTCAAAACAAAAAAAAGAGATCGACTCATGAAGTACGAACCTTTGACCAAAACGCTGATTGCGACGTCACTGGCACTGAGCTGCCTCATGGCCCACGCCGCCTCGGTGGCACCGGTTGCCGCCGAAAACGGCATGGTGGTCACCGCCCAACACCTGGCTTCCCACGTCGGCGTCGATGTGTTGAAAAATGGCGGCAACGCGGTGGATGCCGCGGTTGCCGTGGGGTATGCGCTGGCGGTGGTGTACCCCGCGGCGGGCAACCTCGGTGGTGGCGGTTTCATGACCATTCAACTGGCGGACGGGCGCAAGACGTTCCTCGATTTCCGCGAAAAGGCCCCGCTGGCGGCCACCGCCAACATGTACCTGGACAAGGACGGCAACGTCGTCCCGGACCTCAGCACCCGTGGTCATCTCGCCGTGGCCGTGCCGGGCACCGTGTCGGGTATGGAGCTGGCGCTGAGCAAGTACGGTACCAAGCCGCGCAAGGACATGATCGCGCCAGCGATCAAACTGGCTGAAGACGGTTTCGAACTGGAGCAGGGCGACGTCGATCTGCTGGATTACGCCACCGATGTGTTCAAGAAAGACATGCGCGATTCCGGGTCGATCTTCCTGCACAACGGCGAGCCGATGCAGGTCGGGCAGAAACTGGTGCAGAAGGATCTGGCGAAAACCCTGCGCACCATTTCCGAAAAAGGCGCCGACGGTTTTTATAAAGGCTGGGTGGCCGACGCCATCGTCACCTCCAGCCAGGCCAACAAGGGCATCATCACCCAGGCCGACCTCGACAAATACAAGACCCGCGAACTGGCCCCGGTGGAGTGCGATTACCGTGGCTACCACGTGGTCTCGGCGCCACCACCGAGTTCCGGTGGCGTGGTGATCTGTCAGATCATGAACATCCTCGAAGGTTATCCGATGAAGGATCTGGGCTTCCATTCCGCCCAGGGCATGCACTACCAGATCGAAGCGATGCGCCACGCCTATGTCGACCGCAACAGCTATCTGGGCGACCCGGATTTCGTCAAGAATCCGATCGAACACCTGCTGGACAAGAACTACGCGACCAAACTGCGCAACGCGATCCAGCCGCAGAAGGCCGGCATCTCCGCCGAGCTGAAACCCGGCGTCGCGCCGCATGAAGGCAACAACACCACGCACTATTCGATCGTCGACAAGTGGGGCAACGCGGTGTCGGTGACCTACACCCTCAACGACTGGTTCGGTGCCGGCGTGATGGCGAGCAAGACCGGGGTGATCCTCAACGACGAGATGGACGACTTCACCTCCAAGGTCGGCGTGCCGAACATGTACGGTCTGGTGCAGGGCGAGGCCAACGCCATCGCTCCAGGCAAAGCGCCGCTGTCATCGATGAGCCCGACCATCGTCACCAAGGACGGTAAAGTGGTGATGGTGGTCGGCACGCCAGGTGGCAGCCGGATCATCACCGCCACCTTGCTGACCATGCTCAACGTCATCGACTACGGCATGGGCCTGCAGGAAGCGGTCGACGCGCCGCGCTTCCACCAGCAATGGATGCCGGAAGAAACCAACCTCGAAGACTTCGCCGCCAGCCCCGATACGAAGAAGATCCTCGAGAGCTGGGGCCACAAGTTTGCCGGGCCGCAGGACGCCAACCACATCGCGGCGATCCTGGTCGGCGCGCCGTCGCTGGGCGGTAAGCCGGTAGGCAAAAACCGCTTCTACGGTGCCAACGATCCACGGCGCAATACCGGGTTGTCACTGGGCTACTGAGAGGCGTAAAAAAGGGGGCGGGCTCAGCTCCGCCCCTGTCTCAAGGATCGATCAAGGAAGGCCCATCATGTCTAGCGCATTACTGATCATCGACGTCCAACAGGCTCTCTGCTCGGGCCAATACCAGTGCTTCGACATCCATCGTGTCATCGACTCCATCAACCAACTCAGCACGCGCGCGCGCAAGGCCGGCGTACCGGTAGTGCTGATTCAGCATGAAGAAAAGGACAGCCCGCTGGCCCATGGTGCCGAAGGCTGGCAACTGGCCGAAGGCCTGCTGACTGAAGCAAAAGATCTGCGTGTACGCAAAACCACCCCGGATTCGTTCTACCAGACCGACCTGAGCAAACTGCTGCCCAGCGAAGACTTCGAGCGCCTGATCATCTGCGGTCTGCAAACCGACTACTGCGTCAACGCCACCGTACGCAAGGCTCATGAACTGGGTTACGACGTGGTGCTCGCTGCTGACGCCCATTCCACCGTCGACAACGGCAACATCAGCGCCGAAGACATCATCGCCGAACATAACAAGGACCTGGCGCACCTGACTGGCGCTACAGCCCGGGTTGACGTCGAACCCGCCGCCGAGATCATTTTCTAAAGCCAGCGGAATACCCCTGCAGGCGCGAGCCTGCTCGCGAAGGCGGTCTGTCTGTAACCCAAGTGTTGGCTGACACGACGTCTTCGCGAGCAAGCTCGCTCCCACAGTGGCTCGATGCATCCAGCCTGGCCTCTGTAGGAGCGAGCCTGCTCGCGAAGGCGGCAGCACAGACAACACTTCACTGGCATAATGCCGCCGCCCCGAAGAATGGAATCTGTCGATGTTGTCTTTCAAACTCCGCCACGCTGTTCTGCTGGCGTCCCTGATGTTTATGCCAGCTGTACACGCCAGCAGTTTCGATTGCGCCAGCGCTGCCAGTCCGGCGGAAAAAACCATTTGCTCTGATCCCTATATCTCGAACCTTGATGAAAAACTGGGCTCGCAGTGGCGTGCTACGTTGCCAAAAGTTGTGGATTCGAAAGCCTTGAAGGTCGATCAACGAGGCTGGCTAAAGCAACGCAATCAATGTGCTGCGGATGTTGCTTGTCTACGCCGGCAATACCTGATGCGCCTCAAGGCACTTGAGTTCATGACCAGCCCCTTCAATTGGGACGCGACCTGGCAGCTCATTCCGTGGGGCGTTTCATCGGCGGTTGAGGTTAAAACCAGGCGCATCGACGCCACTCATATCGCTTTTGATATTTCAGGAGTGGCTGGCGCCAACTCCGGCGACATGGAGGGTGTCGCCACCATCGAGGGCAGCGAAGCACACTACGCCCAAGACAACTGTTCGTTGAAATTCAGCGCATTCAACGGACTGTTGGACATTGCACAAGAGGGTGCAGACCCTACTTGCGGTGGGGGTATGGGGATTTATTACGGTGGGCGCTACGTGGCGTCGGAACAGCCACTGTCGATTGATTACGACCTGCTCAGTCTGGGGGTGGCGCGGACCGAGCAGGAAAACCAACTGTTGCACGCTCTGCTCAAAGACGATTATCAGACGTTATTGCAAAACAGTGGAGCGATGGTGACCGGCGAGGCTTCCCGTGATGTGCCGGAGGCTCAGGTCGATGAGTTCTGGTTACGCGGGCTGGCCAACACCAATGCGGGCGTTCTGATGCGAGCGCCGGACGCGCGGGTATGGCTCGTATTGTTGGTGTTCGATGAGCAGCGCAAATTGCGTGCCCGCTATTACACCAACGTACCGAAATGGAAAAAGCGTGTGCCCGAAGCATTACTTGCCTGGCACAAGCGAATAGCGGACGGCGAGACTTTGCCGCTGGACTTCATGCCCTGACTCTTTGCGGCGAATTACTCGGCGAGGCATCGACGGGGCTGCGCCAGCAACCGCTCGATCTGCGCCAGCTCCCAGGTACTCAGCAGGTTGACCGGATTGGTGCCGTAACGTTGCCATGTCTCCAGGTTACCTTCGCGGCCATCCGGGGCTCGGGCGCGTTCACAGTGG
Coding sequences within it:
- a CDS encoding methylated-DNA--[protein]-cysteine S-methyltransferase — protein: MPYTFITLPSPVGELKLVANGARLAAILWENDKPGRVRLGPMTEAPDNPFLQKAARQLQEYFAGRRDRFDLELDFVGTDFQKKVWAALLTIPFGETRTYSQIAEQIGNPTAVRAVGAANGRNPISIVAPCHRVIGASGKLTGFAGGLEAKERLLTLEGGGWSAVGKTGELF
- a CDS encoding cysteine hydrolase family protein, translating into MSSALLIIDVQQALCSGQYQCFDIHRVIDSINQLSTRARKAGVPVVLIQHEEKDSPLAHGAEGWQLAEGLLTEAKDLRVRKTTPDSFYQTDLSKLLPSEDFERLIICGLQTDYCVNATVRKAHELGYDVVLAADAHSTVDNGNISAEDIIAEHNKDLAHLTGATARVDVEPAAEIIF
- a CDS encoding NUDIX domain-containing protein, with translation MIKTAQRVNIVDAQVLSHDWYLLKKITFDYLRNNGDWQRQTREVYDRGNGAAILLFNREKRTVVLTRQFRLPVFVNGHDGLLIEVAAGLLEGAAPEQRIRDEAEEETGYRVHDVKKVFEAYMSPGSVTEKLHFFIAEYDAKSKVSEGGGLEEETEELEVLEWGFDEALAAFHRGEICDAKTIMLLQYAAMNNLFAR
- a CDS encoding lysozyme inhibitor LprI family protein — translated: MLSFKLRHAVLLASLMFMPAVHASSFDCASAASPAEKTICSDPYISNLDEKLGSQWRATLPKVVDSKALKVDQRGWLKQRNQCAADVACLRRQYLMRLKALEFMTSPFNWDATWQLIPWGVSSAVEVKTRRIDATHIAFDISGVAGANSGDMEGVATIEGSEAHYAQDNCSLKFSAFNGLLDIAQEGADPTCGGGMGIYYGGRYVASEQPLSIDYDLLSLGVARTEQENQLLHALLKDDYQTLLQNSGAMVTGEASRDVPEAQVDEFWLRGLANTNAGVLMRAPDARVWLVLLVFDEQRKLRARYYTNVPKWKKRVPEALLAWHKRIADGETLPLDFMP
- the ggt gene encoding gamma-glutamyltransferase encodes the protein MKYEPLTKTLIATSLALSCLMAHAASVAPVAAENGMVVTAQHLASHVGVDVLKNGGNAVDAAVAVGYALAVVYPAAGNLGGGGFMTIQLADGRKTFLDFREKAPLAATANMYLDKDGNVVPDLSTRGHLAVAVPGTVSGMELALSKYGTKPRKDMIAPAIKLAEDGFELEQGDVDLLDYATDVFKKDMRDSGSIFLHNGEPMQVGQKLVQKDLAKTLRTISEKGADGFYKGWVADAIVTSSQANKGIITQADLDKYKTRELAPVECDYRGYHVVSAPPPSSGGVVICQIMNILEGYPMKDLGFHSAQGMHYQIEAMRHAYVDRNSYLGDPDFVKNPIEHLLDKNYATKLRNAIQPQKAGISAELKPGVAPHEGNNTTHYSIVDKWGNAVSVTYTLNDWFGAGVMASKTGVILNDEMDDFTSKVGVPNMYGLVQGEANAIAPGKAPLSSMSPTIVTKDGKVVMVVGTPGGSRIITATLLTMLNVIDYGMGLQEAVDAPRFHQQWMPEETNLEDFAASPDTKKILESWGHKFAGPQDANHIAAILVGAPSLGGKPVGKNRFYGANDPRRNTGLSLGY